In the Hordeum vulgare subsp. vulgare chromosome 7H, MorexV3_pseudomolecules_assembly, whole genome shotgun sequence genome, one interval contains:
- the LOC123411112 gene encoding casparian strip membrane protein 2: MGCFLQTWETVLSFDQSSSLRNNTRMDTGEQGETSKAPLSKGVSRGVSMLDLILRVIAVVCTLASAIAMGTTNETLPLFTPFIQFKARYSDLPALTFFVVANSVVSAYLILSLPLSVAHIIRSGAECSRLVLIIFDAAMLALVTSASSGATSIVYLAHKGNVRANWLAICQQLDSFCERISGSLAGSFVAMVLLILLILLSAIALARRQTE, from the exons ATGGGCTGTTTTCTTCAGACCTGGGAAACAGTTTTGAGTTTTGATCAGTCCAGCAGCTTAAGAAATAATACCAGAATGGACACCGGCGAGCAGGGTGAGACCTCCAAGGCACCCCTGAGCAAGGGGGTCAGTAGAGGGGTGTCCATGCTGGACCTCATACTCCGCGTCATCGCGGTCGTCTGCACCCTCGCGAGCGCCATTGCCATGGGGACCACCAATGAGACGCTTCCTCTGTTCACGCCGTTCATCCAGTTCAAGGCGCGATACAGCGATCTCCCGGCTCTCAC GTTCTTCGTGGTGGCAAATTCTGTTGTCAGCGCCTATCTCATCCTTTCGCTCCCACTGTCAGTTGCGCACATAATTAGGAGCGGGGCTGaatgtagcaggctggtcttgatcaTTTTCGACGCG GCAATGCTAGCTCTGGTCACATCAGCGTCATCTGGAGCAACATCTATTGTCTACTTAGCACACAAGGGTAATGTCAGGGCAAACTGGCTTGCTATTTGCCAGCAGTTGGATTCTTTCTGCGAGCGTATCTCTGGCTCCCTGGCTGGCTCTTTTGTAGCCATGGTTCTGCTGATACTGCTCATCTTACTCTCAGCCATTGCCCTAGCCAGGCGCCAGACCGAATAG
- the LOC123411111 gene encoding pentatricopeptide repeat-containing protein At5g15300-like, with the protein MIRKGSPRLSPRSLKQIHGNLVVKGIASRLQPLRDLLLACVASFPGTMGYARKVFDGIPHPDLFMHNVMVRGYAHGGAPAAAFDLYRRIGAASLRPDAFTFCYLLRASAGLPGSCAGYQVHGVVLKLGFLNDAFVRNALINMHAKCGDLQVAGALLDEAGEGDVVAWSAVIAGHAARGDLGIARQLFDDCRHKDLVCWNVMVAAYAKHGEMEKARELIDRAPETDVVSWNTIITGYAVKGMLKEALDVLDEMKCAGWMPDEATIVSLLSCCANLGSLDAGMMIHSLHLEGRPCTSIVLGNALLSMYAKCGDVQAALEVFSRTKERDVWTWNSIIGGLAFHGQAEQSIQYFNKMLEEGICPNAVSFLCVLGACSHAGLVEDGQRYFSLMKDRYRIEPNAKHYSCMVDMLGRTGLLDEAFAILSSMRCEPSAVIWRTLLGACKIHGNAALGRLARERLLRMNEDASSDYVLLSGIYASSDEWFGVETLRGSMDERGIRKVAGFAQVDHKSTCLPAL; encoded by the coding sequence ATGATCCGGAAAGGCTCCCCCCGTCTAAGCCCGCGCTCCCTGAAGCAAATCCATGGGAACCTGGTCGTTAAGGGCATCGCCTCGCGCCTCCAGCCGCTGCGGGACCTGCTGCTGGCCTGTGTCGCCTCGTTCCCCGGCACCATGGGCTACGCCCGCAAAGTGTTCGACGGAATCCCCCACCCGGACCTCTTCATGCACAACGTCATGGTCCGCGGCTACGCGCACGGGGGCGCGCCCGCCGCGGCCTTCGACCTGTACCGACGCATCGGGGCGGCTAGCCTGAGGCCCGACGCCTTCACGTTCTGCTACCTCCTACGGGCCAGCGCTGGCTTGCCGGGTTCCTGCGCCGGGTACCAGGTCCATGGCGTCGTCCTGAAGCTGGGTTTCTTGAACGATGCGTTTGTCAGGAATGCGCTTATCAACATGCACGCCAAGTGCGGGGATTTGCAGGTGGCCGGCGCGCTTCTTGATGAGGCCGGCGAGGGGGACGTCGTCGCGTGGTCGGCTGTCATAGCGGGGCATGCCGCTAGAGGTGACCTGGGCATTGCGCGGCAACTGTTTGATGATTGTCGGCACAAAGACTTGGTGTGTTGGAATGTGATGGTGGCAGCGTATGCTAAGCACGGTGAGATGGAGAAGGCGAGGGAGCTGATTGACCGTGCGCCGGAGACAGATGTGGTTTCATGGAACACGATTATCACCGGGTACGCCGTGAAGGGGATGCTGAAGGAAGCACTGGATGTGCTTGATGAAATGAAGTGTGCCGGCTGGATGCCTGATGAGGCCACTATTGTTAGCTTGCTTTCGTGTTGTGCGAACTTAGGGTCACTTGACGCAGGGATGATGATACATTCATTACACTTGGAAGGTAGACCATGCACAAGCATTGTTCTCGGAAATGCATTGTTATCAATGTACGCAAAGTGCGGAGATGTGCAGGCTGCATTGGAAGTCTTCAGCAGGACGAAGGAGAGGGACGTTTGGACATGGAACTCGATCATCGGTGGGCTGGCCTTCCATGGGCAAGCGGAACAGTCCATCCAATACTTCAACAAAatgcttgaagaaggaatatgcccAAATGCAGTTTCTTTCCTCTGTGTTCTTGGTGCATGCAGCCATGCTGGATTGGTTGAAGATGGTCAGAGATATTTCTCTTTGATGAAAGACAGGTACAGGATTGAGCCTAATGCAAAGCACTACAGTTGCATGGTGGATATGCTTGGCCGTACAGGCTTACTGGATGAAGCATTTGCAATTCTGAGCAGCATGAGGTGTGAACCTAGTGCTGTCATATGGAGGACTCTGCTTGGTGCCTGCAAAATCCACGGGAATGCAGCCCTTGGCAGACTGGCCAGGGAGAGGCTTCTAAGAATGAACGAAGATGCAAGCAGTGACTATGTATTGCTCTCTGGCATTTACGCATCATCTGATGAATGGTTTGGAGTGGAGACACTGCGGGGATCAATGGATGAAAGGGGGATAAGAAAGGTTGCTGGTTTTGCCCAGGTTGACCATAAAAGTACCTGCCTTCCAGCATTGTGA